The following coding sequences lie in one Populus trichocarpa isolate Nisqually-1 chromosome 14, P.trichocarpa_v4.1, whole genome shotgun sequence genomic window:
- the LOC7464887 gene encoding uncharacterized protein LOC7464887: MGGASLTELSFPQNDFLEPLFTASKSSDLKETLEILIAIAKTDDGRADLASKNILPVVLQLITHLLNDPFDHEYLSLSLRLMRNLCAGEVANQKSFIQLNGVGIFLTVLRSKKVASSEPDHGIIRMGLQVLANVSLAGKEHQQAIWGGLFHDELYMLAKVRSQGTCDPLCMIIYACCDGSPELVLQLCGNQGLPIVVEIIRTASLVGFGEEWLKLLLSRICLEDIYFPQLFSRIYSVCSYCENGEEISLSSNPFFTEQAYLLNIVSEILNERLKEITILNDFALCIFGIFKKSVEAFEFGSRAESRLPTGFAVIDVLGYSLTILRDICANNGGVGKEDLVDVVDSLLSSGLLDLLLCLLRDLEPPKIIRKAMNQAGNQEATTSYFPKVCPYKGFRRDLVAVIGNCAYRRKHVQDDIRQKNGMLLMLQQCVTDEDNPFLREWGIWSMRNLLEGNSENQQAVAELELQGSVDMPELAGLGLKVEVDQNTRSAKLVNIS, translated from the exons ATGGGTGGTGCATCATTGACAGAGCTATCATTTCCACAAAACGATTTCCTTGAGCCATTGTTTACTGCTTCAAAATCGTCTGATTTGAAAGAAACATTAGAGATTCTGATAGCAATAGCTAAAACCGATGATGGTCGTGCAGACCTTGCTTCCAAAAACATTCTCCCGGTTGTCCTTCAGCTTATCACCCATCTACTAAATGATCCCTTTGATCATGAATATCTCTCACTCTCTTTAAGACTCATGAGAAACTTATGTGCAGGAGAAGTTGCAAACCAGAAGTCTTTTATTCAATTGAATGGAGTTGGGATTTTTTTGACAGTTTTGAGGTCTAAAAAGGTTGCTTCTTCTGAACCAGATCATGGGATTATTCGAATGGGCTTACAGGTTTTGGCGAATGTTTCTTTGGCTGGGAAAGAACACCAACAAGCTATTTGGGGTGGATTGTTCCATGATGAGTTATATATGCTTGCAAAAGTTCGGAGTCAGGGGACTTGTGATCCTCTGTGTATGATTATTTATGCCTGTTGTGATGGAAGCCCTGAATTAGTTTTGCAGCTTTGCGGGAATCAAGGGTTGCCTATTGTTGTTGAAATTATACGAACTGCATCTTTAg TTGGTTTTGGAGAAGAGTGGCTGAAGTTGCTTCTCTCGAGGATTTGTTTAGAGGATATTTACTTCCCTCAACTCTTCTCAAGAATATATAGTGTTTGTAGTTATTGTGAAAATGGAGAGGAAATTAGTTTAAGCAGCAATCCATTTTTTACTGAACAAGCATATCTTTTAAATATCGTGTCAGAGATTTTGAATGAGCGACTGAAGGAGATTACCATTCTCAATGATTTTGCTTTGTGCATTTTTGGAATATTCAAGAAATCAGTTGAAGCTTTTGAGTTTGGTTCTAGAGCTGAATCTAGGCTCCCGACCGGGTTTGCTGTTATTGATGTCCTTGGTTACTCACTCACCATTTTAAGAGATATATGTGCTAACAATGGTGGAGTTGGCAAAGAAGATTTGGTAGATGTTGTTGATTCACTCTTGTCATCTGGACTGCTTGATTTGCTCTTATGCCTGCTTCGTGATCTAGAGCCTCCAAAAATAATCAGGAAAGCCATGAATCAGGCTGGTAACCAAGAAGCAACCACTTCTTACTTCCCTAAAGTCTGTCCTTATAAAGGATTTCGGAGAGACTTAGTTGCTGTCATTGGCAATTGTGCTTACCGAAGAAAGCATGTGCAAGATGACATTAGGCAGAAGAATGGGATGCTTCTAATGTTGCAACAGTGTGTTACAGATGAAGATAACCCATTTTTGAGGGAGTGGGGCATATGGTCGATGAGGAACTTATTGGAAGGGAATTCAGAAAACCAACAGGCAGTCGCTGAATTGGAGCTTCAAGGGTCAGTTGATATGCCTGAACTAGCTGGACTTGGTCTCAAAGTGGAGGTGGATCAAAATACTCGGAGTGCAAAGCTTGTTAATATCTCGTGA